The following are from one region of the Paenibacillus protaetiae genome:
- a CDS encoding SBBP repeat-containing protein: MHRNGKPLFFSHIDRLSFCPSFTNSEWRCDVIHRLLNSIIEVYFTIKVKLMKIANLSVSSAYVGLYTSPKRLKHSQAVSSDTATVDILDFVRFIGWLWWKFAIERRVHHNMASNVQLPSYFVPNVGQVKDTRIQFVSRGAGIEALFTSSEVIFTFSERTRSIVRAHSTFDLPSREKEVRSTRLDFRFLNASPGIHPQATSEMDSKVHYFKGANPSNWYTDIPAFLRIFYAELWPGINLVFRSEGAGIKYEFIVQPGANEDFIRFAYAGAEKVSLDEEGNLVVDTAIGALIDPRPVCYQEIDGQRSDVPGSFILVPDDDNLLAIGFQIGESYDRSAPLIIDPGLVYSTYLGGSGNDEPFGIAVDATGSVYVTGITTSTDFPLTPGAVQTTFGGDREVFVTKLNPSGTALVYSTYLGGSANDSGQNIAVDAEGNAYITGRTYSDNFPVTPGAVQTIFGGSSDVFVTKLNPTGSALVYSTYLGGTGHDYGLGIAVDSAGEAYVTGFTASADFPTTTGAFQTVYGGNNDGFAARLNATGTSLIYSTFLGGSGGDNGTAISVDSAGNAYVTGNTASLNFPTTTGAFQTARRGTGDVFVTKINPSGSSLVYSTYLGDP, translated from the coding sequence ATGCATCGTAATGGTAAACCTTTATTTTTTTCACACATTGACCGCCTTTCTTTTTGCCCGTCATTTACCAATTCCGAGTGGCGTTGCGATGTCATTCATCGACTTCTCAATTCCATAATTGAAGTATATTTTACCATAAAAGTGAAGTTAATGAAGATTGCTAACCTGTCCGTTAGTTCAGCGTATGTCGGCCTGTATACTAGTCCGAAAAGGCTTAAGCATAGTCAAGCGGTTAGCAGCGATACCGCAACCGTTGACATATTGGATTTTGTCCGATTCATAGGATGGTTATGGTGGAAATTTGCTATTGAAAGGCGGGTGCATCACAACATGGCAAGCAATGTTCAGCTGCCCAGTTACTTTGTGCCGAATGTCGGACAGGTAAAAGATACGCGGATTCAATTCGTTTCGAGAGGTGCTGGCATTGAAGCTTTATTTACATCGAGCGAAGTCATCTTCACATTCTCGGAAAGAACTCGCTCGATCGTTCGAGCTCACTCGACATTCGATTTGCCTAGCCGGGAGAAAGAAGTACGGAGCACTCGTCTCGATTTCCGTTTTCTGAACGCCAGTCCCGGCATTCATCCGCAAGCAACAAGTGAAATGGATAGTAAGGTCCACTACTTCAAAGGCGCTAACCCGTCTAACTGGTACACTGATATACCTGCGTTCCTCCGAATCTTCTATGCGGAACTATGGCCTGGGATTAATCTGGTGTTTCGAAGCGAAGGGGCTGGCATCAAATATGAGTTTATCGTTCAGCCCGGAGCCAATGAGGATTTTATCAGGTTTGCGTATGCAGGAGCGGAGAAAGTCTCGCTCGATGAAGAGGGGAATTTGGTTGTCGATACTGCGATTGGTGCATTAATCGATCCTCGCCCGGTCTGTTACCAGGAAATAGACGGACAACGAAGCGACGTTCCAGGATCTTTCATCCTTGTGCCGGATGATGATAATCTCCTCGCGATCGGGTTTCAAATCGGCGAGTCCTATGACCGCAGCGCTCCTCTTATTATCGATCCGGGTTTGGTTTACTCCACCTATCTAGGCGGTTCGGGAAACGATGAGCCGTTCGGCATTGCGGTGGATGCCACGGGCAGCGTTTACGTCACGGGAATCACAACATCTACGGACTTCCCTCTCACGCCTGGCGCCGTGCAGACGACATTCGGCGGCGACCGGGAGGTGTTCGTAACCAAACTCAATCCGAGCGGAACCGCTCTCGTCTATTCCACCTATCTAGGCGGCTCTGCAAACGATTCAGGCCAAAACATCGCGGTTGACGCCGAAGGAAACGCTTATATCACGGGACGAACGTATTCCGATAACTTCCCGGTTACTCCCGGCGCCGTACAGACGATATTCGGCGGTTCGAGCGATGTGTTCGTGACCAAGTTGAATCCCACCGGAAGCGCGCTTGTCTATTCCACCTATCTGGGCGGAACCGGACATGATTATGGTCTTGGAATAGCAGTAGATAGTGCGGGTGAGGCATATGTTACCGGGTTTACGGCTTCCGCTGATTTTCCGACGACAACGGGCGCCTTTCAGACAGTATACGGAGGCAACAACGACGGGTTTGCCGCCAGGCTGAACGCTACGGGAACCTCGCTTATCTATTCCACTTTCCTTGGCGGTTCCGGCGGTGATAATGGTACGGCAATTAGCGTAGATAGCGCGGGAAACGCTTATGTGACGGGGAATACAGCATCTCTTAATTTTCCGACGACGACCGGCGCCTTTCAAACCGCGAGAAGGGGCACCGGCGATGTATTCGTGACCAAAATCAACCCCTCCGGAAGTTCACTTGTCTATTCAACTTACTTGGGGGATCCCTGA
- a CDS encoding GNAT family N-acetyltransferase, with product MNSCTFLVSMATIADLDELTILFNEYRMFYNQESNLASAKAFLLERFEHRESVIFVAKDVNHNKIIGFTQLYPSFSSISMQRSLILNDLYVLSDFRGAGAARGLLEAAKDYAKSIKAKGLALSTAVDNVRAQGIYEKSGYERDEEFYHYFLKV from the coding sequence ATGAATAGTTGTACTTTTCTCGTATCAATGGCGACAATTGCTGATTTGGATGAATTGACCATTTTGTTCAATGAATATCGTATGTTTTACAATCAGGAATCAAATCTTGCATCAGCAAAGGCGTTCTTACTTGAACGATTTGAACACCGAGAATCCGTTATCTTCGTTGCCAAAGATGTTAATCACAATAAAATAATCGGCTTTACTCAATTGTATCCTTCATTTTCATCCATTTCGATGCAAAGATCTTTGATTTTAAATGATCTGTATGTACTTTCAGATTTTAGAGGTGCAGGAGCTGCCAGGGGCTTATTAGAAGCGGCTAAAGATTATGCAAAAAGCATCAAAGCTAAGGGATTAGCACTCTCGACAGCGGTTGATAATGTAAGAGCGCAAGGAATTTATGAAAAAAGCGGCTATGAAAGAGATGAAGAATTTTATCATTATTTTTTAAAAGTTTAG
- a CDS encoding S-layer homology domain-containing protein: MMLSPDKSKIQLLISKLLVFALLAALVIPWKAPAAHAADAELVSDDFSSYTEGPLTPGNGNTWTTEGAVPQVNVVPAAEDFPAYAEMTNTAGGSSYIGQRFAAQNGGLIIQFDVNLPKSSGGTLWVMDGKVNATTAAALRYQLDAGVIKRYNAAAQNQISYDTTHWYRFTMVFNTPKNTYDVHIQDLTTGEEVLWPDNFYSSRDKISSFGFYLNPNGGTVKLANVHVTALDTGLIGLGLHDGDTTLALSPAFNPSVVNYSVDVPFSTTALDVVPTASFPEGTSLKVGDQDTDSGQAVQVDLTGDATDIAVAVTSDQYTDIAMTYHITVNRLEKAPDVNNVSSEGHDGSVQIGWDEPADPAFTETHVYLAGADDQLQLADTVPKGQYISAITGLSNNETYRFVVKAAYSYGDEPLAESAGISVSETPKVLPARQMEALNRGLVAIKDSEGVFVSWRLLGTDPSDTAFNVYRDGKRINEEPITDSTNLVDAAGGPDSHYYVRPVLNGKEQAKSETVNVWDTNYLTIPLRKPADGVTPAGETYTYRANDASVGDLDGDGQYEIVLKWDPSNSKDNSLAGYTGNTYVDAYKMDGTLMWRIDLGRNIRSGAHYLDIMVYDLDGDGKAEVTFRTADGTVDGKGNVIGDAAADYRNSSGYVLDGPEYHTVFDGATGEALDTQPYEPARGNVADWGDNYGNRVDRFLSAIAYLDGVHPSVIMQRGYYTRMVLVAYDFKDGKLVKRWTFDSNTPGNESFAGQGNHQLSVADVDNDGKDEIITGAAAIDDDGTALWNSGLGHGDAMHLGDLDPNHLGLELFAVQENTGAKYSADMKDARTGRVLWGMLQTGKDTGRGLSADVDPNHPGEEAWAINGEWNSTNGGLFTADGQKISDQIPSSNFAIWWDGDLNRELLDHDWLGDPLRVGIPKIDKWDAENNRLINLETFTGTYSNNDTKGNPALQADLLGDWREEVVVRTEDSSALRIYSTTDVTDKRIYTLMHDPVYRLGVAWQNTGYNQPPHTSFYLGNGMEAPAQPSIYTVKYTGTGGGDGGNNGGNHDGGNNGGGTGGSNETPGTGSGTDAGTTPEVSFSDIGNHWAAAYITKLVQAGAVNGYADGTFKPNHTITRAEFTSIIVKLLAKSGASQAAPVFADVQPGSWYYDAVMAGYQLGFIQGNDGGTFAPDAPISRQEMAAILERVYASATGDTGVSGEALNQLDTAFSDASSIADWAKAGVAKMAELGVINGFENGTFAPGQNATRAEAAKMICLLAAAAQK; this comes from the coding sequence ATGATGTTATCACCTGACAAAAGTAAAATTCAACTTCTCATTTCGAAGCTGCTTGTGTTCGCTTTACTGGCGGCATTGGTTATTCCTTGGAAGGCGCCTGCCGCGCATGCGGCGGACGCGGAGCTCGTGTCCGACGACTTCAGCAGTTATACCGAAGGTCCGCTGACGCCGGGGAACGGCAATACGTGGACGACGGAAGGCGCCGTACCGCAAGTTAACGTGGTGCCTGCTGCGGAGGACTTCCCCGCTTATGCGGAAATGACCAATACGGCAGGCGGTTCCTCTTATATCGGCCAGCGTTTCGCCGCACAAAACGGCGGTTTGATTATCCAGTTTGACGTCAATCTGCCGAAGTCGTCCGGCGGTACGCTGTGGGTCATGGACGGCAAAGTGAATGCGACGACTGCAGCCGCTCTTCGCTATCAGCTGGATGCAGGCGTCATTAAGCGTTATAACGCGGCAGCGCAAAATCAAATCAGCTACGATACTACCCACTGGTACCGGTTTACGATGGTTTTTAACACGCCAAAAAATACGTATGACGTGCATATCCAGGATTTGACCACCGGCGAAGAAGTGCTGTGGCCGGACAATTTCTACAGCAGCCGAGATAAAATCAGCAGCTTTGGTTTCTACCTCAATCCGAATGGGGGGACGGTTAAGCTGGCAAACGTACATGTCACGGCGCTGGATACAGGCCTGATCGGGCTGGGGCTTCATGACGGGGATACGACGCTTGCGTTATCACCGGCTTTTAACCCGTCGGTTGTGAATTATTCCGTAGATGTGCCGTTTTCGACAACCGCGCTTGATGTCGTGCCGACGGCCAGCTTCCCGGAAGGAACAAGCCTGAAGGTCGGCGATCAGGATACGGACAGCGGACAAGCTGTGCAGGTAGATCTGACCGGCGATGCAACCGACATTGCGGTTGCCGTTACCTCTGACCAATATACCGATATTGCGATGACGTACCATATTACGGTTAACCGGCTGGAGAAAGCGCCTGACGTCAACAATGTGTCCTCCGAAGGGCATGACGGCAGCGTGCAAATCGGCTGGGACGAGCCTGCCGATCCGGCATTTACGGAAACACATGTTTATTTGGCTGGAGCGGACGATCAGCTTCAGTTGGCGGACACCGTTCCGAAAGGACAGTACATCTCCGCCATTACGGGGCTGAGCAATAATGAAACTTACCGCTTCGTTGTGAAAGCAGCCTACAGCTACGGGGACGAGCCGCTAGCGGAATCTGCCGGCATTTCGGTCAGCGAAACGCCGAAAGTGCTGCCTGCACGCCAAATGGAAGCTTTGAACCGCGGTCTTGTAGCGATAAAAGATTCCGAAGGCGTATTCGTCAGCTGGCGGCTGCTCGGCACGGATCCTTCCGATACGGCTTTTAATGTTTACCGTGACGGGAAGCGGATTAACGAGGAGCCGATAACGGACAGCACCAATCTTGTAGACGCGGCAGGCGGCCCGGATTCGCATTATTATGTCCGCCCGGTATTAAACGGCAAGGAGCAGGCCAAGTCCGAGACGGTAAACGTATGGGATACGAATTATTTGACGATTCCGCTCCGGAAACCGGCGGACGGCGTTACGCCAGCCGGCGAGACATATACGTACCGCGCCAATGATGCCAGTGTCGGCGATCTGGATGGAGACGGTCAATATGAAATCGTGCTGAAATGGGATCCTTCCAACTCCAAGGACAACTCGTTAGCCGGTTATACGGGCAACACGTATGTGGATGCCTATAAAATGGACGGCACGTTGATGTGGCGGATCGACCTTGGCCGTAATATCCGGTCCGGCGCGCATTATTTAGACATCATGGTGTACGACCTGGACGGCGACGGCAAAGCGGAAGTGACGTTCCGTACTGCGGACGGAACGGTTGACGGGAAGGGGAATGTGATTGGCGATGCAGCAGCCGATTACCGCAATTCCAGCGGTTATGTGCTGGACGGCCCCGAATACCACACCGTATTTGACGGCGCGACCGGCGAAGCGCTGGATACGCAGCCTTACGAGCCGGCACGCGGCAACGTAGCCGATTGGGGTGACAACTACGGCAACCGCGTTGACCGCTTCCTGTCGGCAATCGCCTATTTGGACGGCGTGCATCCAAGCGTCATTATGCAGCGCGGCTATTACACCCGCATGGTGCTTGTCGCTTACGATTTCAAAGACGGCAAGCTGGTGAAACGGTGGACCTTCGACTCCAATACGCCGGGTAACGAGAGCTTTGCCGGACAAGGCAACCATCAGCTTAGCGTAGCCGACGTGGATAACGACGGCAAGGATGAAATTATTACCGGAGCTGCGGCTATAGACGACGATGGAACCGCCTTGTGGAATTCCGGCCTCGGGCACGGGGATGCGATGCATCTTGGCGATCTTGATCCGAATCATCTGGGGCTTGAACTGTTCGCAGTACAGGAAAATACAGGCGCCAAATATTCGGCAGATATGAAGGATGCCCGTACCGGACGCGTATTGTGGGGTATGCTGCAAACCGGCAAAGATACGGGGCGCGGCTTATCGGCGGACGTTGATCCAAACCATCCGGGCGAAGAAGCATGGGCAATTAACGGCGAATGGAACAGCACGAACGGCGGCCTCTTTACAGCAGACGGTCAAAAAATATCCGATCAAATTCCTTCCAGCAATTTCGCGATTTGGTGGGACGGCGATTTGAACCGGGAGCTGCTGGACCACGATTGGCTGGGCGATCCGCTTCGCGTCGGCATTCCGAAAATCGACAAATGGGATGCGGAAAACAACCGGCTGATTAACCTGGAGACTTTTACCGGCACGTATTCCAATAACGATACAAAAGGCAACCCTGCGCTCCAAGCCGATTTGTTGGGCGATTGGCGGGAGGAAGTGGTTGTCCGCACCGAAGACAGCAGCGCGCTTCGAATTTATTCGACCACCGATGTGACGGACAAACGAATTTATACGCTTATGCATGATCCGGTGTACAGGCTTGGCGTTGCATGGCAAAATACGGGCTACAACCAGCCGCCGCATACAAGCTTCTACTTGGGCAACGGAATGGAAGCGCCGGCGCAGCCTTCTATTTATACGGTCAAGTATACCGGGACAGGAGGCGGTGACGGCGGCAATAATGGCGGTAACCATGATGGCGGCAACAATGGAGGCGGCACCGGCGGCAGCAATGAAACGCCAGGAACGGGCAGCGGAACGGATGCAGGGACAACGCCGGAGGTTTCGTTTAGCGATATCGGGAACCATTGGGCGGCAGCCTACATTACAAAGCTGGTACAGGCAGGCGCTGTTAACGGTTACGCGGACGGTACCTTTAAACCAAACCATACAATTACCCGCGCCGAATTTACATCCATCATCGTGAAGCTGCTCGCCAAATCTGGCGCAAGCCAAGCGGCTCCCGTATTTGCCGATGTACAGCCGGGCAGCTGGTATTACGATGCGGTAATGGCCGGCTATCAGCTTGGGTTTATTCAAGGGAACGACGGCGGAACATTTGCCCCTGACGCTCCGATCTCCCGCCAAGAAATGGCAGCGATTCTGGAGCGGGTATACGCAAGCGCAACAGGGGATACAGGAGTAAGCGGGGAGGCGCTGAACCAGCTGGATACCGCATTCAGCGATGCTTCCTCGATTGCCGATTGGGCAAAAGCGGGAGTGGCCAAAATGGCCGAGCTGGGCGTAATTAACGGTTTTGAGAACGGCACCTTTGCGCCGGGTCAAAATGCGACACGCGCGGAAGCGGCGAAAATGATTTGCTTGTTAGCTGCGGCTGCTCAAAAGTAA
- a CDS encoding methyl-accepting chemotaxis protein gives MKKSKKSKNYFSTNLIFSISNLALIGIVLIAVSVYFQTNILTKSLQDQTLDITEKWSQKFTYKEIQAVDADKRWDSPEQLALAEEFDHLSEYNPTVAQGYIFGVELTDGNKTSLIATPTVIKDALVDAGLKVRDLYEQPDVVVTGIKEMLKTDKTTVVPVYKDGLGTWMSVFYPIHDDNGKIVAYFGVDIDASMISDGKHSFLLRSILLLVIALIVCGGAQYLFARRTLLPLKDLVDGILQVAEGKLNFSLQEKGAFAPINTQFNVMVSRIKAIVLDLKKIASKSAEASDRMFEITVASKESVDNVLVDLNDMKKNISMQEMSASNCETAMGQISETLQVIAADISSVSSASQEMSIKSEQGNMEVASLNSQMNQISDVTKETYSSIHVLNDKAAEIGNLLNIIEEISNQTNLLSLNAAIEAARAGEHGKGFSVVAEEVRKLSDQTKISTGEITHLIREIQSEVARSVAFMSQTLLEVDKGIAITEITSSKFEDILSSTKVVADQVVDISASTEQISAGTQESSSMMSQLSDISAKTSSNARNVLDNIAQQERSITEITEHAQSVANISKELKEMVDNFQTN, from the coding sequence TTGAAGAAAAGTAAAAAAAGCAAAAACTATTTCAGTACTAACTTGATTTTTTCTATATCCAACCTTGCATTAATAGGAATCGTATTGATTGCGGTCAGCGTTTATTTTCAGACCAACATATTAACGAAAAGCTTGCAGGACCAGACTTTGGATATTACGGAGAAATGGTCGCAAAAGTTTACGTATAAGGAAATTCAGGCCGTTGATGCGGACAAAAGATGGGACTCGCCGGAGCAATTGGCGCTGGCGGAAGAATTCGACCATCTGTCGGAATACAACCCGACTGTAGCCCAAGGATATATTTTTGGGGTGGAACTGACGGACGGCAATAAAACGAGCCTGATTGCGACCCCTACCGTTATTAAGGACGCATTGGTTGACGCGGGCTTGAAGGTAAGAGATTTGTATGAACAGCCGGACGTTGTTGTAACCGGAATTAAAGAAATGCTGAAGACGGACAAAACAACCGTTGTTCCGGTTTACAAGGACGGGCTAGGCACGTGGATGAGCGTGTTTTATCCGATTCATGACGACAATGGCAAAATCGTTGCTTATTTTGGCGTAGATATCGACGCAAGCATGATCAGCGACGGGAAGCACTCCTTCCTGCTCCGCTCTATTCTGCTGCTTGTCATCGCGCTCATCGTTTGCGGAGGGGCGCAATATTTGTTTGCGAGACGGACGCTGCTTCCGCTCAAGGATTTAGTAGACGGCATTTTGCAGGTAGCAGAAGGCAAACTGAATTTCTCCTTGCAGGAAAAAGGGGCGTTTGCGCCGATTAATACCCAATTTAATGTGATGGTTTCGCGGATTAAAGCGATCGTGCTGGATTTGAAGAAGATTGCCTCCAAGTCTGCAGAAGCATCCGACCGGATGTTTGAAATTACGGTTGCCTCCAAAGAAAGCGTCGATAACGTTCTCGTGGATTTGAATGATATGAAAAAAAATATAAGCATGCAAGAGATGTCCGCTTCCAATTGCGAAACGGCTATGGGGCAAATTTCCGAGACGCTGCAAGTGATTGCGGCCGATATTAGCAGCGTGTCTTCCGCATCGCAGGAAATGAGCATCAAATCCGAGCAAGGGAACATGGAAGTAGCAAGCCTTAATTCGCAAATGAATCAAATTAGCGATGTCACGAAAGAAACCTACAGCAGCATTCATGTGCTGAACGATAAAGCGGCCGAGATCGGCAATCTTCTGAACATTATTGAAGAAATATCGAATCAGACGAATTTGCTTTCCTTGAATGCGGCCATTGAAGCAGCCCGAGCGGGCGAGCACGGCAAAGGCTTCTCCGTCGTTGCGGAAGAAGTACGGAAGCTGTCGGATCAGACGAAGATTTCCACCGGTGAAATTACGCATTTAATCCGGGAAATTCAAAGCGAAGTTGCAAGGTCTGTAGCATTTATGAGCCAGACGCTGCTCGAAGTGGATAAAGGGATCGCCATTACCGAAATAACAAGCTCCAAGTTCGAAGACATACTCAGCTCGACGAAGGTGGTAGCGGATCAAGTTGTAGACATCTCGGCATCTACAGAGCAAATTTCCGCCGGTACTCAGGAATCGAGCTCGATGATGAGCCAGCTTTCCGATATTTCCGCCAAAACGTCAAGCAATGCCAGAAACGTGCTGGACAACATTGCGCAGCAGGAGCGTTCGATTACAGAAATTACGGAGCACGCTCAAAGCGTGGCGAACATTAGTAAAGAGCTGAAAGAAATGGTCGATAACTTCCAAACGAATTAA
- a CDS encoding non-ribosomal peptide synthetase yields the protein MISNLREKRIAKVIYGPEEQYGDRESLKSLFERSVSLHSGKTAISFGEQEMTYSELGDATAKVARLLQDHGLMKGDFVGIYMERSMETVISIFGVLRAGGVYVPIDPEHPLERTKHVAGNSSCKYILTKDEYEAKAKSLTSNTSAASVLSISGLPAWPVRAVKPVTVHPDDMAYVIYTSGSTGLPKGAMLNHRGVVNLCHSVSKTLNLTADDVVTQFSTFSFDAAVFDTFNALLKGAHLAMLTKEEQLSPEALADRVYQRQATFLFCLPTSVFNRMAENIPDSDAYKLSSIQVVLVAGEALLSDYVRKFQNKFGSGMTIVNGYGPTECTVCATMYPIKGYWDKSSVSVPIGYPLGNYNLYVVKEDGSLADPGESGELYIESVGLARGYLNMPDKTAESFIRNPFVDDPRSIVYKTGDIVKVLEDGGLEFLFRKDGQLKLRGFRIEIGEIENALSKHPGILDAVVVPIKEGGTVKHLSCFYSETAGVSVTSVKEHLKQYVPGYMIPSYFYKLPEIPLAPTGKVDRGRLALMDHPDQAERDEGYEPPAGTAEQAIAEVWKEVLKLSEISRSANFFDLGGDSLAVIEVLSHLKLDYFQLRISDLYRYQTIKDLAAYAGALADREEEEETDIADYYDLTEMPKLPEVRLAGSDGLGRDVLITGATGYLGSHLAYELLTATQAHVHLLVRAKNGCAGKRRLIETFDHYFGQGVYERYASRIHVVEGELTMPDLGVDNLAEVAAGLSSIIHAGADVRHFGNTDHFQAVNVEGTKALLQLVQANPQLAFHFISTVGIPEEIAARGEWAGLQHDAELFYKLQSDNVYTNSKLQAERAVAEAIQQGLPCRVGNLSCHSETGRFQNNINENFFYRMIKGFLLLKKVPEVNSFVDITPIDFASRFIVQLAKEPVMGSVYHICNPVQVHFNEVISLLMQEGYELEAVPVKAFRQWVLSRGNAVSEEGVQLVMAYLDGDGLYNADFKYSSERSFAKAQRIGQPPEIEILMKRLVQYAAETGYFPLPSR from the coding sequence ATGATTAGTAATCTGCGAGAGAAACGAATAGCTAAAGTCATCTATGGCCCGGAAGAACAATACGGCGATCGGGAAAGCCTGAAAAGTTTGTTTGAGCGTTCGGTTTCGCTGCATAGCGGAAAAACGGCAATTTCGTTTGGCGAACAGGAGATGACCTACAGCGAGCTGGGAGACGCAACGGCCAAGGTTGCGAGGCTGCTGCAGGATCATGGTTTAATGAAAGGCGATTTTGTCGGAATATATATGGAACGAAGCATGGAAACGGTAATATCCATTTTTGGCGTGCTGCGGGCGGGCGGCGTATACGTGCCGATCGACCCGGAGCATCCGCTGGAAAGAACGAAGCATGTAGCCGGCAACAGCAGCTGCAAATATATTTTGACCAAAGATGAATATGAAGCAAAAGCGAAGTCGCTCACATCGAATACAAGCGCTGCGTCCGTGTTGTCGATCAGCGGTTTGCCGGCGTGGCCGGTGCGAGCGGTTAAGCCCGTAACGGTGCATCCGGACGATATGGCTTATGTCATCTATACTTCCGGATCGACAGGTTTGCCGAAAGGCGCCATGCTCAATCACAGAGGCGTCGTGAACTTATGCCATTCGGTGTCCAAAACGCTGAATTTGACAGCTGACGATGTCGTCACGCAATTTTCCACGTTCAGCTTCGACGCAGCTGTATTTGACACATTTAATGCTTTGCTGAAAGGCGCTCATCTGGCCATGTTGACCAAAGAGGAGCAGTTAAGCCCGGAAGCGCTGGCTGACAGAGTCTACCAGAGACAGGCGACTTTCCTGTTCTGCCTGCCGACCTCTGTATTTAACCGGATGGCTGAGAATATTCCGGATTCGGATGCGTACAAGCTGTCCTCGATTCAAGTTGTGCTGGTAGCGGGAGAAGCGTTGTTATCCGATTACGTCCGCAAGTTCCAGAATAAGTTCGGATCCGGGATGACGATTGTGAACGGATACGGGCCAACTGAATGTACGGTATGCGCAACGATGTACCCGATTAAAGGCTATTGGGATAAAAGCTCTGTATCCGTGCCTATCGGTTATCCGTTAGGCAATTACAATTTGTATGTCGTGAAGGAAGACGGTTCTTTGGCGGACCCGGGGGAATCCGGCGAGCTGTACATCGAGTCGGTTGGACTGGCTCGCGGTTATTTGAATATGCCGGACAAAACGGCCGAGTCGTTTATTCGCAATCCGTTTGTGGACGATCCGCGCTCCATCGTGTACAAAACCGGCGATATCGTAAAGGTGCTGGAGGATGGAGGGCTTGAATTTCTGTTCCGCAAGGACGGGCAATTAAAGCTGCGGGGATTCCGGATTGAAATCGGCGAAATCGAGAATGCGCTGTCCAAGCATCCGGGCATTCTGGACGCCGTGGTTGTGCCTATCAAGGAAGGAGGCACCGTCAAGCATTTGTCCTGCTTTTATTCCGAGACCGCCGGCGTAAGCGTTACATCCGTCAAAGAGCATTTAAAGCAATATGTGCCCGGCTATATGATACCAAGCTACTTCTACAAACTGCCGGAAATTCCGCTGGCGCCGACAGGCAAAGTGGACCGCGGCAGACTGGCGCTGATGGATCATCCCGATCAGGCGGAGCGGGATGAGGGATATGAGCCGCCTGCCGGAACGGCGGAGCAAGCGATTGCCGAAGTTTGGAAAGAAGTGCTTAAGCTGTCCGAAATAAGCCGCAGCGCCAATTTTTTTGATCTGGGCGGAGATTCTTTGGCGGTTATAGAAGTATTGTCTCATCTGAAGCTGGATTATTTCCAGCTGCGCATATCCGATTTGTATCGCTATCAGACAATCAAGGATTTGGCTGCTTATGCCGGCGCGCTGGCTGATCGCGAAGAGGAAGAGGAGACGGATATTGCGGATTATTACGATTTGACGGAAATGCCCAAGCTGCCGGAAGTGCGGCTGGCTGGAAGTGACGGGCTTGGGCGGGACGTCCTTATTACCGGTGCTACCGGTTATCTGGGGTCCCATCTGGCCTATGAACTGCTTACTGCCACCCAGGCTCACGTCCATTTGCTGGTCAGAGCCAAAAACGGCTGCGCAGGCAAGCGGCGGCTGATCGAAACATTCGACCATTATTTCGGGCAAGGGGTATACGAACGATACGCTTCCCGGATTCATGTCGTCGAAGGAGAGCTGACGATGCCTGATCTGGGGGTGGACAACTTGGCGGAGGTTGCCGCAGGCCTTAGCTCCATTATCCACGCCGGCGCGGATGTCCGCCATTTTGGCAACACGGATCATTTCCAGGCGGTCAACGTGGAAGGGACCAAAGCTTTGCTGCAGCTGGTGCAGGCGAATCCGCAGCTGGCATTTCATTTTATTTCAACCGTCGGCATCCCGGAAGAGATAGCGGCACGCGGCGAATGGGCCGGGCTGCAGCATGATGCGGAGCTGTTTTACAAGCTGCAGTCGGACAACGTGTATACGAACAGCAAGCTGCAGGCCGAGCGGGCAGTCGCGGAAGCAATACAGCAAGGGCTGCCATGCCGGGTCGGCAATTTATCCTGCCACAGCGAAACCGGAAGATTTCAGAACAATATTAACGAAAACTTCTTTTACCGCATGATAAAAGGGTTTCTGTTGTTGAAAAAAGTGCCTGAAGTCAATAGCTTCGTAGACATTACGCCTATTGATTTTGCAAGCCGCTTTATCGTACAGCTGGCGAAAGAACCGGTTATGGGATCGGTGTATCATATTTGCAATCCCGTGCAGGTGCATTTCAATGAAGTCATTTCGCTGCTTATGCAAGAAGGGTATGAGCTGGAGGCTGTTCCGGTCAAAGCGTTCAGGCAATGGGTATTAAGCCGGGGCAATGCTGTCAGCGAGGAAGGCGTGCAGCTCGTTATGGCTTATTTGGACGGCGACGGGCTTTACAACGCCGATTTTAAATATTCATCCGAACGTTCATTCGCGAAAGCGCAGCGTATCGGGCAGCCGCCGGAAATAGAGATATTAATGAAGCGTCTTGTCCAATATGCAGCCGAAACCGGCTACTTCCCTCTTCCTTCGCGGTAA